A single region of the Candidatus Methylomirabilota bacterium genome encodes:
- a CDS encoding sugar ABC transporter permease, protein MAIPSARVLVLSHARRRRRGVFGPYLYLLPSLALLAAFTYLPLGLAAALSSVRWNVLTPEPTFVGLDNYRTLVADPLFWLVLRNNVLYAAGTIPTTMILALGTALLVNQPLGRARALYRVGLFYPTMIPMVAAAMLWVWLFNPGIGLVNHYLGHLGVPRVEWLYDRYWALPAIIIMSIWKHFGYFMLIFLAGLQTIPGELYEAAAIEGASPWRRLVHVTLPLLGPATLFVFVVAIISSFQVFDQVYVMTQGGPADQTNVLIFYIWQHAFRFWDQGMAATLTTLFVLGLLLTVGLVFRGLGRRVHYEVE, encoded by the coding sequence GTGGCCATCCCCAGCGCTCGAGTGCTGGTCCTCTCCCACGCGCGGCGCCGTCGCCGCGGCGTCTTCGGGCCCTACCTCTATCTGCTCCCGTCGCTCGCCTTGCTGGCCGCCTTCACCTACCTTCCGCTGGGCCTGGCCGCCGCGCTCTCGTCGGTGCGCTGGAACGTGCTGACGCCCGAGCCGACGTTCGTGGGCCTCGACAACTACCGCACCCTGGTCGCCGATCCCCTCTTCTGGCTGGTGCTCCGGAACAACGTCCTGTACGCGGCGGGGACGATCCCGACGACGATGATCCTCGCGCTGGGGACGGCCCTCCTGGTGAATCAGCCGCTCGGGCGTGCCCGCGCCCTGTACCGGGTCGGCCTCTTCTATCCGACGATGATCCCGATGGTGGCGGCGGCCATGCTGTGGGTGTGGCTCTTCAATCCGGGCATCGGCCTGGTGAACCACTACCTCGGCCATCTCGGAGTCCCGCGGGTCGAGTGGCTCTACGACCGGTACTGGGCGCTGCCGGCCATCATCATCATGTCCATCTGGAAGCACTTTGGATACTTCATGCTCATCTTCCTGGCCGGCCTCCAGACGATTCCCGGTGAGCTCTACGAGGCGGCGGCGATCGAGGGCGCCTCGCCCTGGCGGCGGCTCGTCCACGTGACGCTGCCGCTGCTGGGGCCGGCCACGCTGTTCGTCTTCGTGGTGGCGATCATCTCGTCCTTCCAGGTCTTCGACCAGGTCTACGTCATGACCCAGGGGGGACCCGCCGACCAGACCAACGTCCTCATCTTCTACATCTGGCAGCACGCCTTCCGGTTCTGGGACCAGGGGATGGCGGCCACCCTGACGACGCTCTTCGTCCTCGGGCTCCTGCTGACGGTCGGCCTGGTCTTCCGCGGGCTCGGCCGCCGCGTCCACTACGAGGTCGAGTAG